A stretch of Monomorium pharaonis isolate MP-MQ-018 chromosome 7, ASM1337386v2, whole genome shotgun sequence DNA encodes these proteins:
- the LOC105839412 gene encoding uncharacterized protein LOC105839412 isoform X1: MACSLLHTPWQDDKSKMSDPLNTNVMETSYDLESEKSSCLKVSSPMNVARQDSGVPEDLASPLNGEEDPDLTMNSECNITVIHITESQNSKTSDKSLAENKDSKDGSDSGVEGCATEVPRVRSRNSIDYTSSYGGVDEASCDSSLVSCCSVYEDACGSTLPDDVRLGATGGEGTSEGGSESSSIAGSVSVRTSRINVKRTATASSNATKKKITSNTESQKYTRTKPTSATSCASLGATTPRSKSRTATPRNILTKSQSASRERDHRPRSREKLNSRGDSSSSLVGDVAKTPVGSRGTTAYGCRSSSNVMSSSITTPTAASIARTRTRALPDSLPSALTTEINKDLAQRGGRIVRSDSSRSRTASSTRGVRTPASTPSEETRAKISSLSTTRSLCAKNTASRADNKTPSQDNKALDTYATLPRRNRSKLTISKAGEKTDKMARSRSGSRDVSLSRIIEKKNVMGRDSSSVHKSLPPYPRQRIVEKTRIYHETSAQTGLTGQDIEKAMSGQPSIITGPEVIERLHKDCQTEDTWDDMQTLQDTLKRLNEESGSLREENEKLKLQLAETNRLLEEERADHTFARQELDRNAQRILAMLPGTPQSEHAEGSDSFLELECHIQSSGQVVANQQIEIADLQSLCRMLSRDLDKSLAAQKALLQQQQELEAESAEMQDFLQEEKATLADALKDAELELKKKGEALTQKDTELERQMEECKHLVRISEQRRQENLSMSLKLNAVERRSRELLLTQGAAMSGAAVALSGLSTRLEGLVDQLIASYNISVKDLEDVIYHNEAYSRSNSSVESSPVSSKQSLKERTPSPKSGSFVSAVICAIRNAATHPFAARNNIDKKSSLDSSKQIYKELSMESSDLLDFETEPCLMMESVLEDVPLPDTYSHNMVSSSDSLRRALSFPETSDDHNIRKTKYGDECTSLTNLTQAILHRRKVEDEGEDDCDSVSESDTGTNDGPVPLTDYCPSVDLVDQVIEVDNLVTKLLKVLRIIQLDNDTCIQELKEERSNLEIKLEATITELNELRKIIDNLHQSPEEVLNNVPDRRRSVVENCRILLKEVIAGDVADTFL, translated from the exons TGGCAAGATGATAAGAGCAAAATGAGTGATCCTCTCAACACCAACGTAATGGAGACCTCGTACGACCTCGAGTCCGAAAAGTCGAGTTGTCTGAAAGTATCCTCGCCTATGAACGTGGCGCGGCAGGACTCGGGCGTACCGGAGGATCTCGCTTCGCCTCTCAATGGAGAGGAAGATCCAGACCTCACTATGAACAGCGAATGCAACATTACCGTCATCCACATCACCGAGTCACAGAACAGCAAGACAAGCGACAAGTCGTTGGCCGAGAATAAGGACAGCAAAGATGGTAGTGACAGCGGCGTCGAGGGTTGCGCGACAGAAGTTCCAAGA GTGCGCAGTAGAAATAGCATCGACTACACGAGCAGTTATGGCGGCGTGGACGAGGCCTCTTGCGACTCCAGTCTCGTAAGTTGTTGCTCGGTTTACGAGGACGCATGCGGATCCACGTTGCCGGATGACGTACGGCTAGGTGCTACTGGTGGCGAAGGCACGAGCGAGGGTGGTAGCGAGAGCTCGTCCATCGCCGGCAGTGTGTCTGTACGAACGAGTCGCATAAACGTGAAGAGGACCGCGACAGCAAGTTCCAATGcgaccaaaaaaaaaatcacaagcAATACCGAGTCGCAGAAGTACACTCGCACAAAACCAACGAGTGCAACATCGTGCGCGAGTTTGGGCGCAACGACGCCACGGTCCAAGTCGCGAACAGCAACACCTAGAAACATATTGACTAAGTCTCAAAGCGCGAGTAGAGAGCGAGATCATCGACCGCGATCGAGGGAGAAACTGAATTCTCGAGGAGACTCGAGTTCTTCACTCGTCGGAGATGTTGCCAAGACGCCTGTTGGTAGCCGTGGTACGACGGCGTATGGTTGTCGGTCCAGTAGCAACGTAATGTCCAGTTCGATAACCACTCCCACCGCAGCTTCCATCGCGAGAACGAGGACGAGAGCGTTACCCGATTCGCTGCCATCCGCACTAACCACGGAGATTAACAAGGATCTGGCACAGCGCGGCGGGAGAATCGTCAGGAGCGATTCGTCGAGGTCGAGAACCGCATCGAGCACGCGAGGAGTACGTACGCCAGCGTCCACACCATCCGAGGAAACGAGAGCGAAGATATCGTCCTTGTCAACGACTCGCAGTCTGTGCGCGAAAAATACCGCCTCACGTGCTGATAATAAAACTCCTAGCCAAGATAACAAAGCGCTCGATACTTACGCAACGTTACCGCGTAGGAACAGAAGTAAACTGACGATCTCAAAAGCCGGAGAAAAGACGGATAAGATGGCGAGAAGTAGATCCGGGAGTAGAGACGTCAGTCTCAGCAGAATCATTGAGAAAAAGAATGTCATGGGGAGAGATTCGTCTTCCGTTCACAAAAGCTTGCCGCCATATCCTAGACAAAGAATTGTCGAGAAAACCCGTATATATCACGAGACCAGTGCACAGACTGGCTTGACCGGACAAGATATTGAAAAAGCGATGTCCGGACAACCGAGTATTATCACCGGGCCTGAGGTTATCGAGAGATTGCATAAGGATTGCCAAACAGAGGATACGTGGGACGATATGCAAACCTTGCAGGATACGTTGAAACGTTTGAACGAGGAAAGCGGGAGTCTGCGGGaagaaaatgagaaattaaaaCTTCAGTTAGCTGAAACAAATCGTCTTCTAGAAGAAGAAAGAGCCGATCACACGTTTGCACGTCAGGAACTTGATAGGAATGCCCAGCGCATACTGGCTATGCTGCCAGGCACGCCGCAATCGGAACATGCAG aggGCAGCGATAGCTTCCTCGAGCTCGAATGTCATATACAATCATCAGGGCAAGTCGTTGCTAATCAGCAAATTGAAATAGCTGATCTACAATCACTGTGTCGTATGTTGAGCAGG GATTTGGATAAAAGTCTAGCCGCGCAGAAAGCCTTGCTACAACAGCAACAAGAATTGGAAGCCGAATCTGCCGAGATGCAAGATTTCCTCCAAGAGGAAAAGGCTACTTTGGCAGATGCACTTAAGGATGCCGAATTAGAG CTCAAGAAGAAAGGAGAAGCTTTAACTCAAAAAGATACAGAATTAGAAAGACAAATGGAGGAGTGTAAGCATTTAGTGCGAATTAGCGAACAAAGAAG GCAAGAGAATTTATCAATGAGTCTAAAGTTGAATGCAGTCGAACGAAGAAGTAGAGAACTTTTACTCACTCAGGGTGCTGCCATGTCTGGAGCAGCTGTAGCTCTTTCCGGACTTAGTACCAGATTGGAAGGATTAGTAGATCAATTAATTGCTTCTTATAATATCTCAGTAAAAGATCTTGAG gATGTCATATATCATAACGAAGCATACAGCAGAAGTAATAGTAGCGTGGAGTCTAGTCCAGTTAGCTCTAAGCAGAGTTTAAAAGAACGCACACCGAGCCCAAAGAGTGGATCTTTCGTTTCCGCGGTTATCTGTGCGATTCGAAATGCCGCGACGCATCCCTTCGCTGCGAGAAACAATATCGATAAAAAATCCAGTCTGGATTCgtctaaacaaatttataaag aactAAGTATGGAATCATCTGATTTGCTCGATTTTGAAACCGAACCATGTTTGATGATGGAAAGCGTTTTGGAAGACGTACCTTTGCCAGATACATACTCGCACAATATGGTATCGAGCAGCGATTCTCTCCGCAGAGCACTGAGTTTCCCTGAAACGTCAGATGATCATAATATAAGGAAGACAAAGTACGGCGATGAGTGTACCAGTCTCACGAATCTCACTCAGGCGATTTTGCATCGTCGTAAG GTGGAAGACGAGGGTGAAGATGATTGCGATTCTGTGAGCGAATCTGACACCGGAACCAACGATGGTCCTGTACCTTTGACGGATTATTGTCCATCTGTGGATCTTGTCGATCAAGTGATCGAGGTGGACAATCTCGTTACCAAACTTCTGAAAGTGCTACGCATCATACAACTTGACAATGACACGTGTATACAAGAACTGAAAGAAGAAAG GTCTAATTTGGAGATAAAATTGGAAGCTACCATAACAGAGCTGAATGAGCTTCGCAAGATTATCGATAACCTCCATCAATCACCGGAAGAAGTCCTGAACAATGTGCCGGATCGGCGACGTAGCGTCGTGGAGAATTGTCGGATTTTGCTCAAAGAGGTAATAGCCGGCGATGTCGccgatacatttttatag
- the LOC105839412 gene encoding uncharacterized protein LOC105839412 isoform X2 yields the protein MSDPLNTNVMETSYDLESEKSSCLKVSSPMNVARQDSGVPEDLASPLNGEEDPDLTMNSECNITVIHITESQNSKTSDKSLAENKDSKDGSDSGVEGCATEVPRVRSRNSIDYTSSYGGVDEASCDSSLVSCCSVYEDACGSTLPDDVRLGATGGEGTSEGGSESSSIAGSVSVRTSRINVKRTATASSNATKKKITSNTESQKYTRTKPTSATSCASLGATTPRSKSRTATPRNILTKSQSASRERDHRPRSREKLNSRGDSSSSLVGDVAKTPVGSRGTTAYGCRSSSNVMSSSITTPTAASIARTRTRALPDSLPSALTTEINKDLAQRGGRIVRSDSSRSRTASSTRGVRTPASTPSEETRAKISSLSTTRSLCAKNTASRADNKTPSQDNKALDTYATLPRRNRSKLTISKAGEKTDKMARSRSGSRDVSLSRIIEKKNVMGRDSSSVHKSLPPYPRQRIVEKTRIYHETSAQTGLTGQDIEKAMSGQPSIITGPEVIERLHKDCQTEDTWDDMQTLQDTLKRLNEESGSLREENEKLKLQLAETNRLLEEERADHTFARQELDRNAQRILAMLPGTPQSEHAEGSDSFLELECHIQSSGQVVANQQIEIADLQSLCRMLSRDLDKSLAAQKALLQQQQELEAESAEMQDFLQEEKATLADALKDAELELKKKGEALTQKDTELERQMEECKHLVRISEQRRQENLSMSLKLNAVERRSRELLLTQGAAMSGAAVALSGLSTRLEGLVDQLIASYNISVKDLEDVIYHNEAYSRSNSSVESSPVSSKQSLKERTPSPKSGSFVSAVICAIRNAATHPFAARNNIDKKSSLDSSKQIYKELSMESSDLLDFETEPCLMMESVLEDVPLPDTYSHNMVSSSDSLRRALSFPETSDDHNIRKTKYGDECTSLTNLTQAILHRRKVEDEGEDDCDSVSESDTGTNDGPVPLTDYCPSVDLVDQVIEVDNLVTKLLKVLRIIQLDNDTCIQELKEERSNLEIKLEATITELNELRKIIDNLHQSPEEVLNNVPDRRRSVVENCRILLKEVIAGDVADTFL from the exons ATGAGTGATCCTCTCAACACCAACGTAATGGAGACCTCGTACGACCTCGAGTCCGAAAAGTCGAGTTGTCTGAAAGTATCCTCGCCTATGAACGTGGCGCGGCAGGACTCGGGCGTACCGGAGGATCTCGCTTCGCCTCTCAATGGAGAGGAAGATCCAGACCTCACTATGAACAGCGAATGCAACATTACCGTCATCCACATCACCGAGTCACAGAACAGCAAGACAAGCGACAAGTCGTTGGCCGAGAATAAGGACAGCAAAGATGGTAGTGACAGCGGCGTCGAGGGTTGCGCGACAGAAGTTCCAAGA GTGCGCAGTAGAAATAGCATCGACTACACGAGCAGTTATGGCGGCGTGGACGAGGCCTCTTGCGACTCCAGTCTCGTAAGTTGTTGCTCGGTTTACGAGGACGCATGCGGATCCACGTTGCCGGATGACGTACGGCTAGGTGCTACTGGTGGCGAAGGCACGAGCGAGGGTGGTAGCGAGAGCTCGTCCATCGCCGGCAGTGTGTCTGTACGAACGAGTCGCATAAACGTGAAGAGGACCGCGACAGCAAGTTCCAATGcgaccaaaaaaaaaatcacaagcAATACCGAGTCGCAGAAGTACACTCGCACAAAACCAACGAGTGCAACATCGTGCGCGAGTTTGGGCGCAACGACGCCACGGTCCAAGTCGCGAACAGCAACACCTAGAAACATATTGACTAAGTCTCAAAGCGCGAGTAGAGAGCGAGATCATCGACCGCGATCGAGGGAGAAACTGAATTCTCGAGGAGACTCGAGTTCTTCACTCGTCGGAGATGTTGCCAAGACGCCTGTTGGTAGCCGTGGTACGACGGCGTATGGTTGTCGGTCCAGTAGCAACGTAATGTCCAGTTCGATAACCACTCCCACCGCAGCTTCCATCGCGAGAACGAGGACGAGAGCGTTACCCGATTCGCTGCCATCCGCACTAACCACGGAGATTAACAAGGATCTGGCACAGCGCGGCGGGAGAATCGTCAGGAGCGATTCGTCGAGGTCGAGAACCGCATCGAGCACGCGAGGAGTACGTACGCCAGCGTCCACACCATCCGAGGAAACGAGAGCGAAGATATCGTCCTTGTCAACGACTCGCAGTCTGTGCGCGAAAAATACCGCCTCACGTGCTGATAATAAAACTCCTAGCCAAGATAACAAAGCGCTCGATACTTACGCAACGTTACCGCGTAGGAACAGAAGTAAACTGACGATCTCAAAAGCCGGAGAAAAGACGGATAAGATGGCGAGAAGTAGATCCGGGAGTAGAGACGTCAGTCTCAGCAGAATCATTGAGAAAAAGAATGTCATGGGGAGAGATTCGTCTTCCGTTCACAAAAGCTTGCCGCCATATCCTAGACAAAGAATTGTCGAGAAAACCCGTATATATCACGAGACCAGTGCACAGACTGGCTTGACCGGACAAGATATTGAAAAAGCGATGTCCGGACAACCGAGTATTATCACCGGGCCTGAGGTTATCGAGAGATTGCATAAGGATTGCCAAACAGAGGATACGTGGGACGATATGCAAACCTTGCAGGATACGTTGAAACGTTTGAACGAGGAAAGCGGGAGTCTGCGGGaagaaaatgagaaattaaaaCTTCAGTTAGCTGAAACAAATCGTCTTCTAGAAGAAGAAAGAGCCGATCACACGTTTGCACGTCAGGAACTTGATAGGAATGCCCAGCGCATACTGGCTATGCTGCCAGGCACGCCGCAATCGGAACATGCAG aggGCAGCGATAGCTTCCTCGAGCTCGAATGTCATATACAATCATCAGGGCAAGTCGTTGCTAATCAGCAAATTGAAATAGCTGATCTACAATCACTGTGTCGTATGTTGAGCAGG GATTTGGATAAAAGTCTAGCCGCGCAGAAAGCCTTGCTACAACAGCAACAAGAATTGGAAGCCGAATCTGCCGAGATGCAAGATTTCCTCCAAGAGGAAAAGGCTACTTTGGCAGATGCACTTAAGGATGCCGAATTAGAG CTCAAGAAGAAAGGAGAAGCTTTAACTCAAAAAGATACAGAATTAGAAAGACAAATGGAGGAGTGTAAGCATTTAGTGCGAATTAGCGAACAAAGAAG GCAAGAGAATTTATCAATGAGTCTAAAGTTGAATGCAGTCGAACGAAGAAGTAGAGAACTTTTACTCACTCAGGGTGCTGCCATGTCTGGAGCAGCTGTAGCTCTTTCCGGACTTAGTACCAGATTGGAAGGATTAGTAGATCAATTAATTGCTTCTTATAATATCTCAGTAAAAGATCTTGAG gATGTCATATATCATAACGAAGCATACAGCAGAAGTAATAGTAGCGTGGAGTCTAGTCCAGTTAGCTCTAAGCAGAGTTTAAAAGAACGCACACCGAGCCCAAAGAGTGGATCTTTCGTTTCCGCGGTTATCTGTGCGATTCGAAATGCCGCGACGCATCCCTTCGCTGCGAGAAACAATATCGATAAAAAATCCAGTCTGGATTCgtctaaacaaatttataaag aactAAGTATGGAATCATCTGATTTGCTCGATTTTGAAACCGAACCATGTTTGATGATGGAAAGCGTTTTGGAAGACGTACCTTTGCCAGATACATACTCGCACAATATGGTATCGAGCAGCGATTCTCTCCGCAGAGCACTGAGTTTCCCTGAAACGTCAGATGATCATAATATAAGGAAGACAAAGTACGGCGATGAGTGTACCAGTCTCACGAATCTCACTCAGGCGATTTTGCATCGTCGTAAG GTGGAAGACGAGGGTGAAGATGATTGCGATTCTGTGAGCGAATCTGACACCGGAACCAACGATGGTCCTGTACCTTTGACGGATTATTGTCCATCTGTGGATCTTGTCGATCAAGTGATCGAGGTGGACAATCTCGTTACCAAACTTCTGAAAGTGCTACGCATCATACAACTTGACAATGACACGTGTATACAAGAACTGAAAGAAGAAAG GTCTAATTTGGAGATAAAATTGGAAGCTACCATAACAGAGCTGAATGAGCTTCGCAAGATTATCGATAACCTCCATCAATCACCGGAAGAAGTCCTGAACAATGTGCCGGATCGGCGACGTAGCGTCGTGGAGAATTGTCGGATTTTGCTCAAAGAGGTAATAGCCGGCGATGTCGccgatacatttttatag
- the LOC105839423 gene encoding uncharacterized protein LOC105839423, whose product MLSINMRVFKTVLVIAFFGVSVQCLPVTDSKPTESKIESQTESKIESLTESKIESQTESKIESQTEVKPEIISEESSQEPAITTVAPIPTYSDAIDYYDQRQNGTENYRIHVDGLAFVIAPIEALLLAGAAGGTSESNLSLSSLGISPTQSISELDKPASDIIHNKTESAISKTIHKQPAVRLANFLAPFIRSIRHVRGMSVH is encoded by the exons ATGTTATCAATCAACATGCGCGTATTCAAGACTGTGTTGGTCATCGCGTTCTTCGGCGTAAGCGTTCAATGTTTACCTGTCACTGACAGCAAGCCGACCGAATCTAAGATCGAGTCTCAAACTGAGTCCAAGATCGAATCCCTGACTGAGTCCAAGATTGAATCTCAGACTGAGTCGAAGATCGAGTCTCAGACTGAGGTCAAGCCCGAAATCATTTCGGAAGAGTCATCACAGGAGCCAGCTATAACTACGGTCGCGCCGATACCCACATATTCCGACGCCATCGATTACTACGATCAGCGGCAGAACGGCACCGAGAATTACCGCATTCACGTAGATGGTCTTGCTTTCGTAATCGCGCCAATCGAGGCATTGCTCCTGGCTGGCGCCGCTGGTGGTACCTCAGAGTCTAATTTATCGCTCTCCAGCCTAGGTATATCCCCGACTCAATCCATCAGCGAGTTGGATAAACCCGCCAGTGACATCATCCACAATAAAACTGAATCAGCAATTTCGAAGACAATACACAA ACAACCAGCTGTACGGTTGGCGAATTTCTTGGCGCCCTTTATACGTAGCATACGTCATGTGCGAGGCATGAGCGTGCATTAA
- the LOC105839421 gene encoding uncharacterized protein LOC105839421 yields MTTMRTLFFLGVAFTAFAEIRAVPARYDQRQTGDFNLAAKLENLLFVVVFPSNTDKFGDLASTALEAAALLGRSKEGSIKSDEAVRQEEPYSVEIISVNHLDKENSVRKVEGNVETSNVSDQRSTFVENKKAEKAERIARNVKNFDFPKSREALPIVPGYFVNVRKTSGPKTGNDGRAWTVVENAWYPDDEAEQLGMPLRKQLPQERKKNIASLPSSSADKNDVSPSFAEEKHDELILLGGGIENCGPGGRRDASGICQFDGSTTSAV; encoded by the coding sequence ATGACGACGATGCGGACGCTATTTTTCCTCGGTGTGGCGTTTACTGCATTCGCCGAGATTCGCGCTGTTCCGGCGAGATACGATCAACGGCAGACTGGCGATTTCAACTTAGCCGCCAAGCTGGAGAATCTCCTCTTCGTCGTGGTCTTCCCTAGTAATACTGACAAATTCGGTGACTTGGCATCGACCGCTCTCGAAGCTGCGGCACTATTAGGTCGATCAAAGGAAGGATCGATCAAATCCGATGAAGCAGTTCGCCAAGAAGAGCCTTATTCCGTGGAAATTATAAGTGTAAATCATCTGGACAAAGAGAATTCGGTGCGAAAAGTGGAGGGAAATGTGGAAACGTCAAACGTCTCGGATCAGCGGTCGACGTTCGTCGAAAATAAGAAAGCCGAGAAAGCTGAAAGAATCGCGAGAAATGTAAAGAACTTCGACTTCCCGAAGAGTCGCGAGGCTTTGCCGATTGTCCCGGGATACTTCGTGAACGTGAGGAAGACCTCCGGACCCAAGACGGGAAATGACGGCCGAGCCTGGACCGTGGTTGAGAACGCTTGGTATCCAGACGACGAAGCGGAACAATTGGGAATGCCGTTGAGGAAGCAGCTGCctcaagaaagaaaaaagaacatcGCGAGTCTACCCTCATCGAGCGCTGACAAGAACGACGTATCTCCCTCATTTGCTGAGGAAAAACACGATGAACTGATACTGCTGGGCGGCGGCATCGAGAACTGCGGTCCAGGAGGACGTCGTGATGCGTCCGGCATTTGTCAGTTTGACGGATCGACCACTTCAGCCGTTTAG
- the LOC105839422 gene encoding uncharacterized protein LOC105839422 has translation MIMLVLRGLLVIAACRITAALPPAPAKAVYDQRQTGDLNVQIELKDLQVVALLNSKLLDDYTDYDYFYDYSDFTIKPGNKPTTISTTEKNDITQVYEPLPSQNSTVQASIDSTSPATSNTTLSKDEEALNTDPSNGTASNTTPPKDEGILNANSFNGTASSVLDNDNEKNQSNEEKDGVRAVSLTTGKPVHALRSQKRCRPGYVPNGVGRCRRASRPWLTRLLP, from the exons ATGATCATGCTCGTCCTACGCGGCCTCCTCGTTATCGCGGCTTGTCGCATCACTGCCGCACTGCCCCCTGCACCGGCCAAAGCGGTTTACGATCAACGGCAAACCGGCGACTTGAACGTGCAAATCGAACTGAAGGACCTGCAGGTGGTTGCGCTGCTCAACTCCAAGCTTCTCGACGATTACACG GATTACGATTACTTCTACGATTACTCCGATTTTACCATCAAACCGGGCAATAAGCCAACCACGATTTCCACTACGGAGAAGAACGATATCACGCAGGTTTACGAGCCGCTGCCGTCACAAAATTCGACCGTCCAAGCGTCCATCGATAGTACAAGCCCGGCCACGAGCAACACGACGCTATCCAAGGATGAAGAAGCCTTAAACACTGATCCGTCAAACGGTACCGCGAGCAACACAACGCCGCCCAAGGACGAAGGGATTCTGAACGCTAATTCATTCAATGGTACCGCGAGCTCGGTACTGGATAACGACAACGAGAAGAATCAGTCGAATGAGGAAAAGGACGGTGTCAGAGCAGTTTCCTTAACCACGGGGAAACCCGTACACGCTCTGCGGTCGCAGAAGCGTTGCAGACCTGGATATGTTCCGAATGGCGTCGGACGCTGTCGACGAGCGAGTCGACCATGGTTGACTCGCTTGTTGCCGTGA
- the LOC105839424 gene encoding A-kinase anchor protein 10, mitochondrial, translating to MLQFFKKIGHKDKSGLSETSLAKSTTSWGSFPADAFNSGLPSIQTPSGVLYNLEEKEEEEILNNDNEEACASFSSRLSKALPEVLKDKSALGYFIQFMDRRKHVALIKFWLEVECLCSASGIPEDAQRVRQSNQKEILDALPASLDDNENFNCDSMLASCDVDTQTQSSEIPSFDERASDAMSNGMPKTSHQVVSETRQSNHDCGSRRQSNNVTTTIRQDALRIYRKYILKEALGINQISEELKLDMEKAIVQENIEPILQCLSAVQSIVYDILENEYINDFLRSEFHCKHQIDVLTSGNVQLTDILYNETAFFYFMEFMELENKRELLDFWMSAISYKQNLLEKKGAANPEEAQSDAVIIYEKYFSLQATMPLGFSDKIRFHVEQNICREDEGGPQPDCFDKPSKIIYNFLNKHYLPAFLSSQLYYKYLSELISTIQTSPCPSLHSKIRRTGSDCSSEVSSVCTSMPSISQIGNNNSRISDKKTINSHLNIDTRQLYDPDSLWRRNKYSLSIGYVDNLGRFITEIEPDPHRKYESRLARVVKRFVNIEQDKAKEELAWRIAEMIIREITSLTLGASNLPS from the exons ATGCtccaattttttaagaagattG GACATAAGGATAAGTCCGGATTATCAGAAACCTCACTTGCAAAATCGACGACGAGCTGGGGAAGCTTTCCGGCAGATGCATTCAACAGTGGCCTACCGTCAATTCAGACACCCTCGGGTGTACTGTACAACCtcgaggagaaagaggaggaggaaattCTCAATAATGACAACGAGGAGGCGTGTGCTTCTTTCAGCTCTCGGTTGTCCAAGGCTCTGCCAGAGGTGCTCAAAGACAAGAGTGCCCTTGGTTACTTTATTCAGTTTATGGACAGGAGAAAACACGTAGCCCTCATCAAGTTCTGGCTGGAGGTAGAATGCCTGTGTAGCGCATCCGGGATACCCGAGGATGCACAAAGAGTCAGACAGTCGAATCAAAAGGAGATACTGGATGCTTTGCCTGCTTCCTTAGATGATAACGAGAATTTTAACTGTGACAGCATGCTCGCCAGCTGCGACGTAGATACTCAGACCCAGAGCAGTGAGATACCGTCATTTGATGAGAGAGCAAGCGACGCAATGTCCAATGGTATGCCAAAGACTAGTCATCAGGTGGTAAGCGAGACACGACAATCAAACCACGATTGTGGAAGTAGAAGACAGAGTAACAACGTGACGACGACGATTAGACAGGACGCACTGAGAATTTACAGGAAGTATATTCTCAAGGAGGCCCTGGGTATAAATCAAATATCGGAGGAGTTAAAACTAGATATGGAGAAGGCCATTGTTCAGGAAAACATTGAGCCTATATTACAGTGCCTATCTGCTGTTCAAAGCATAGTATACGATATATTAGAGAACGA GTATATTAACGATTTTTTACGAAGCGAATTTCACTGTAAGCATCAAATTGACGTACTCACCAGTGGTAATGTACAATTAACAGATATATTGTACAACGAGACAGCATTCTTTTACTTCATGGAG TTTATGGAGCTCGAGAATAAACGAGAGTTATTGGACTTTTGGATGTCGGCTATAAGTTACAAGCAAAATCTTCTGGAGAAGAAGGGAGCTGCAAATCCCGAAGAAGCGCAATCTGATGccgttattatatatgaaaa ATATTTTAGCTTACAAGCGACCATGCCTCTTGGGTTTAGTGACAAGATTCGTTTTCACGTGGAACAGAATATTTGCCGCGAAGACGAAGGTGGCCCGCAGCCCGATTGTTTCGACAAACccagtaaaattatatataattttctcaacAAG CATTATCTCCCGGCGTTCTTATCATCGCAgctgtattataaatacttatcggAGCTAATCAGCACGATTCAAACCAGTCCATGTCCAAGTTTACATTCCAAGATAAGAAGGACAG gTTCAGATTGCAGCAGCGAAGTAAGTTCTGTGTGCACTAGTATGCCAAGTATTTCTCAAATAGGGAATAATAACAGCAGAATATCcgataaaaaaactattaacaGTCACTTGAATATTGACACCAGGCAGCTTTACGATCCAGATTCCTTGTGGCGACGTAATAAATACAG TTTAAGCATTGGTTACGTTGACAATTTAGGTAGATTTATTACTGAGATAGAACCAGATCCTCATAGAAAATACG AATCTCGCCTAGCTCGTGTTGTAAAACGATTTGTAAATATAGAGCAAGATaag GCTAAAGAGGAGTTAGCATGGAGAATCGCTGAAATGATTATTCGTGAAATCACATCCTTAACGCTTGGAGCTTCGAATCTTCCTTCTTGA